A genomic region of Metopolophium dirhodum isolate CAU chromosome 1, ASM1992520v1, whole genome shotgun sequence contains the following coding sequences:
- the LOC132945049 gene encoding general transcription factor II-I repeat domain-containing protein 2B-like, with protein sequence MFSKKRKVDNENRKFLAEWTEQYFFTLPVRAGAVPVCLICNSTVAVVKCANLKRHYDTMHKDFEKKFPLDSAARKDKLQAYLLSYKNSTTMLVKSMSGQEKSIEAALRVCWTLNKHQKPFTDSEIVKECMLEVATALFEEKKDIINAIQNIPLSARSNTRRTELLADDNKNNLIHILQMAPCYAIAIDESCDIVDSEQMSIFVRFLDAESKVFRDELLALLPLKCKTRGEDLFKTFDDFMTKSNISYDKIVSISTDGAPAMIGKEKGFVNRIKDKNAEILSYQCIIHQTSLCGKLSTTLKEVMDTMIKLINFLMSRSALQHRQFKDFLFECDSVYLDLLQHNNIRWLSKGKVIERFLSIKEEVITFLVNLDSQESKQYHKFLANESNMLSVAFLKDILTYLNVLNIELQGHNKLICDLISSVSAFR encoded by the coding sequence ATGTTTTCCAAAAAACGTAAAGTTGACAATGAAAACAGAAAGTTCCTGGCTGAGTGGaccgaacaatatttttttacacttccAGTAAGAGCTGGAGCCGTTCCAGTTTGTCTCATATGCAACAGTACAGTTGCTGTCGTTAAATGTGCTAATTTAAAGCGTCATTATGATACAATGCataaagattttgaaaaaaaatttcctcTTGACAGTGCAGCGCGTAAAGATAAGCTCCAAGCGTATCTCTTGTCTTATAAAAATAGTACGACTATGTTAGTAAAAAGTATGAGTGGGCAAGAAAAGTCAATAGAAGCAGCATTGCGTGTTTGCTGGACGTTAAATAAGCACCAAAAGCCATTTACAGACTCAGAAATTGTAAAAGAGTGTATGTTGGAAGTAGCCACTGCACTTTTTGAAGAGAAAAAGGACATAATTAATGCTATTCAAAATATTCCTCTATCAGCAAGAAGCAATACAAGAAGAACAGAACTATTGGCCGatgacaacaaaaataatttaattcacatTTTACAGATGGCTCCTTGCTACGCTATTGCAATTGATGAGTCATGTGATATTGTTGATTCTGAGCAGATGTCAATTTTCGTGCGCTTTTTAGACGCTGAAAGTAAAGTGTTTAGAGATGAGTTGTTAGCATTATTGCCATTGAAATGCAAGACTCGTGGAGAAGATTTGTTTAAAACTTTTGACGACTTCATGACTAAATCAAATATTAGTTATGATAAAATTGTGTCTATTTCAACCGATGGCGCCCCAGCAATGATTGGTAAAGAAAAAGGATTTGTTAATAGAATCAAGGATAAGAATGCTGAAATACTTTCATATCAATGTATAATTCATCAAACATCCCTGTGTGGCAAACTTAGTACAACGCTGAAGGAAGTAATGGACACAATGATCaagttgattaattttttgatgTCCCGATCTGCTCTTCAGCACAGGCAgtttaaagattttttatttgaatgtgATTCAGTGTATTTGGATTTACTTCAACATAACAATATCCGTTGGTTAAGTAAAGGCAAAGTGATCGAACGTTTTTTGAGTATAAAAGAAGAAGTAATCACGTTTTTGGTAAACTTGGATTCACAAGAATCAAAGCAGTATCATAAATTCTTAGCAAACGAGAGCAATATGCTATCTGTGGCATTTTTAAAAGACATTcttacatatttaaatgtacTTAATATTGAGTTACAAGGGCATAACAAGTTAATTTGTGATCTGATATCAAGTGTATCTGCTTTCCGATGA
- the LOC132945056 gene encoding zinc finger BED domain-containing protein 5-like, with protein sequence MDKFLNSSRKRDNPEVISNIEKKQKIRKYDDSYLNFGFTSTVVANVEHPQCVVCLKVMAVEINDVFHEDLLFCKTIVGETKAADLFNILDSFIIENNIVWDRCFGVCTDGARSMAGCYNGLQALVKKKAPNAVWTHCIIHREALASKIISPSLNEVLLSVIEIVNFIKTRPIKSRCFKKMCEDMGAEHTSLLYYCNSRWLSRENVLKRLTKKITSFKRKLVLWKNKMDEGALNDCFPTLYMFLHENNLNLIESIKLVFMEHLSQLIVHFQNYFPEDDQQRNWIKDPFTTDLPSELTITEQEQLIDLYSDSVSKSKFVSLSLPEFWIAMKKQYPIVANKAIRTLIPFASSYLCETGFSALAVIKSKYRGKLNTEKEMRIALSKFTPRFDDLMQQKQAQPSH encoded by the exons ATGGATAAGTTTTTGAATTCTAGTAGAAAACGTGATAATCCAGaagtaatttcaaatattgaaaagaaacaaaaaatcagaaaatatgATGATAGTTATTTGAATTTCGGATTTACTAGCACTGTTGTTGCAAACGTAGAACATCCCCAGTGTGTTGTTTGTTTGAAAGTAATGGCTGTAGAAA TAAATGACGTGTTTCATGAAgatttactattttgtaaaactattgTTGGTGAAACAAAAGCAgcagatttatttaatatattagattctTTCATAATTGAAAACAACATTGTTTGGGACAGATGTTTTGGTGTTTGCACCGATGGAGCTCGCTCTATGGCAGGTTGTTATAATGGTTTACAAGCACTCGTTAAAAAAAAAGCCCCTAACGCTGTATGGACGCACTGTATTATTCACAGAGAAGCTCTCGCTTCAAAAATTATTAGTCCAAGTCTTAATGAAGTCTTGCTGTCTGTTATTGAAATAGTTAATTTCATCAAAACTCGACCTATAAAGTCCcggtgttttaaaaaaatgtgtgaagACATGGGAGCTGAGCATACCTCACTTTTGTATTATTGCAACTCCCGTTGGCTTTCACGAGAAAACGTGTTGAAAAGA ttaactaaaaaaattacttcttttaaaagaaaattagtcTTGTGGAAGAATAAAATGGATGAAGGTGCTTTAAATGACTGTTTTCCCACATTGTATATGTTCcttcatgaaaataatttaaacttgatAGAATCTATCAAATTAGTATTCATGGAACACTTATCACAACTTATTGTTCACTTCCAAAATTATTTTCCCGAGGACGATCAACAACGAAATTGGATTAAAGATCCTTTTACTACTGATCTACCGTCAGAATTAACAATTACTGAACAAGAACAACTGATAGACTTGTACTCAGATTCAGTATCAAAATCCAAATTTGTATCATTATCTTTACCAGAATTTTGGATAGCTATGAAGAAGCAATATCCGATCGTAGCCAATAAGGCTATCAGGACTTTAATTCCATTTGCTTCTTCATACTTATGTGAAACGGGTTTTTCGGCCTTAGCAGTTATCAAAAGTAAATACAGAGGAAAACTAAATACCGAAAAGGAAATGAGAATCGCACTATCAAAATTTACCCCACGATTTGATGATTTAATGCAACAAAAACAAGCACAGCCGtcccattaa
- the LOC132945066 gene encoding uncharacterized protein LOC132945066 — protein sequence MWSIIEFVDEKTVEAVPNYWFKNQKCAWPKKNVKKMIQNRVYPNVLDFNFHAARKIGKDIESYSIASQKAMKALYTSDLSTNESSSQINEFENTCTNNKTKRKIILKGKKTENPLLWSPASCDLSNDEIDDRDADPNYSPRHIENISHETSTEIIAAEEINISNSCPVTSLNVKKRLAFDIPDRHCSLSPSVFSGVKKLKNIGPDTRVISSNKLVGHNKSSEIVHTTSSPFKVTWNQSIEESSADTNTSVNNSVLDYLQKMYRTVCNIKYDLNLVADKVNNIEGMLFNDFKREDQSKRNFDDTFQTEFNNLLPLETEENLQTFEIKLLNKEFRAKMVEEIKRYSRNTLPSTVRAIMRIIFKDRLLEEYSYKGIGNKKVFYTLATCSIIFEAIKKMKKFTKFDAIDVENPLKIFIAGAKFRDSTRKNNQNQEADPLDNASASANT from the exons atgtggtCAATAATAGAATTTGTGGATGAAAAAACAGTGGAAGCTGTACCAAATTATTGGTTTAAGAACCAGAAATGTGCTTGGCCAAAAAAgaacgtaaaaaaaatgattcaaaacAGAGTTTACCCTAATgtgttagattttaattttcatgCTGCACGCAAAATAGGGAAAGACATtg aaagtTATAGTATTGCTTCACAAAAAGCTATGAAGGCCTTATACACATCAGATTTGTCCACCAATGAGTCTTCATCTCAAATAAATGAGTTTGAAAATACATGTaccaacaataaaacaaaaagaaaaattatattaaaaggtaaaaaaactgaaaatccTTTGTTATGGAGTCCTGCATCTTGTGATCTTTCAA atgaTGAAATTGATGATCGTGATGCAGATCCGAATTATAGTCCACGTCACATAGAAAATATTAGTCATG aaaCTTCAACCGAAATCATTGCTGCAGAAgagattaatatttcaaattcttgTCCTGTCACatctttaaatgtaaaaaaacgtTTGGCGTTTGATATTCCTGACCGCCATTGTTCTCTGAGTCCAAGTGTGTTTAGTGGTgtcaagaaattaaaaaatattg GTCCAGATACAAGAGTCATATCTTCAAATAAATTGGTTGGACACAATAAGTCTTCAGAAATAGTTCATACAACATCGTCGCCATTCAAAGTAACATGGAACCAATCTATAGAGGAGTCATCAGCTGATACAAATACTTCAGTTAATAATTCTGTACTag ATTATCTACAAAAAATGTACCGAACCGTTTGCAATATTAAGTACGATCTGAATTTGGTGGCtgataaagttaataatattgagGGCATGCTGTTCAACGATTTCAAGAGAGAAGATCAAAGTAAAAGAAATTTTGACGATACGTTTCAAACAGAATTCAATAATCTTTTGCCTCTTGAAACCGAGGAAAACTTGCAGACGTTTGAAATTAAGCTTTTAAATAAAGAGTTTAGAGCtaaaatg gTTGAAGAAATTAAACGGTATTCCCGAAATACATTACCGAGCACTGTGCGTGCAATTATGCGCATTATTTTCAAAGATAGACTTCTAGAAGAATATAGCTATAAAGGAATAGGAAATAAAAAAGTGTTTTACACACTAGCAACATGTTCTATTATATTTG AGGcaatcaaaaaaatgaaaaaattcacCAAGTTTGATGCTATAGATGTTGAAAAtcctctaaaaatatttatagctgGTGCCAAATTCAGAGACTCTACtcgcaaaaataatcaaaatcaaGAAGCTGATCCATTAGATAATGCATCGGCTTCGgctaatacataa